A single region of the Podospora pseudopauciseta strain CBS 411.78 chromosome 1, whole genome shotgun sequence genome encodes:
- a CDS encoding hypothetical protein (CAZy:GH76; COG:G; EggNog:ENOG503NXU9) gives MASTTIQGPRCARQPGSSRTTPMATTRTWLTASLLSISQLTAAYTLDLSSTDSLKSVASSMTEDMMSFYSGDKPGGTPGLLPQPYYWWEAGALMGALIDYWYYTGDTRWNALATEGLLFQTGPNNDYMPPNQTVTEGNDDQGFWGMAVMTAAEYNFDNPPPGKPQWLSLAQAVFNTQAARWDAEDCGGGLRWQIFTWNNGYDYKNSISQACFFNLAARLALYTGNQSYADWADKAWDWMVATNLINPEYYYIYDGTHTNNCSEITPYQWTYNAGAFLLGAAALYNYTTGPVQSVWRDRVDGLLNGTSVFFTGPNKDIMTEVACEPVDLCDLDQQSFKAYLSRWMAATTKWAPWTYDRIKPLLQSSAQAAAGTCRGGANGRMCGLKWNQGPKWDGSTGVGQQMAAMEVVLGNMIGQRHGPVTDRKGGTSKGDPGAGGQDMGRNDPLQQAGAWPPVSQGGRAGAWILMLLTVLGVVGGCVFVLVDEGNGMEEQIEGVGDVVTVAGGMGRRRDGNKLRKESPNILGAMVAAGSLEKERGGGVNRSDSDRTLRGDEDGMGAEHVDKPVGEPPIIKVPHPRNRKPLRTTLLAKQHQRQWSKSRRNYWGDNDGSGETVVGDLVKDQIVDNNNRVEAVSAPPPKKRRQSDPGSDSNKDKVTLPRKGASRKGVRWSDTVEGSLRLDAQQTYSAYWESECY, from the exons ATGGCATCCACCACCATACAAGGGCCGAGATGCGCTCGACAACCCGGGTCTAGCAGGACGACACCCATGGCAACGACGCGGACATGGCTGACAGCCAGTCTACTGTCGATCTCGCAGCTCACTGCAGCTTACACACTTGATTTGAGCTCAACGG ACTCTCTCAAATCCGTCGCGAGCTCCATGACCGAAGACATGATGTCATTCTACTCAGGAGACAAACCAGGGGGCACCCCTGGTTTGCTCCCACAGCCATACTACT GGTGGGAAGCAGGAGCCCTCATGGGCGCTCTAATTGACTACTGGTACTACACCGGTGACACCCGCTGGAACGCCCTCGCCACCGAAggcctcctcttccaaaccGGCCCCAATAACGACTACATGCCCCCCAACCAAACCGTCACCGAAGGAAACGACGACCAAGGCTTCTGGGGCATGGCCGTCATGACGGCCGCCGAGTACAACTTTGACAACCCACCCCCGGGCAAACCACAATGgctctccctcgcccaagcTGTCTTCAACACCCAGGCCGCCCGCTGGGACGCTGAGgactgcggcggcggcctccGGTGGCAGATCTTCACCTGGAACAACGGCTACGACTACAAGAACTCCATATCCCAAGCTTGCTTTTTCAACCTGGCTGCCCGGCTGGCCCTGTACACAGGGAACCAGTCCTACGCCGACTGGGCAGACAAAGCCTGGGACTGGATGGTGGCTACCAACCTCATCAATCCAGAGTACTACTACATCTACGACGGCACCCACACCAACAACTGCTCCGAAATAACCCCCTACCAGTGGACTTACAATGCTGGCGCATTTTTGCTGGGTGCGGCGGCATTGTACAATTACACCACCGGCCCTGTCCAGTCCGTCTGGAGAGACCGTGTCGACGGCCTGTTGAACGGCACCTCTGTCTTCTTCACCGGCCCCAACAAGGACATCATGACCGAAGTCGCCTGCGAGCCCGTCGACCTCTGTGACCTCGACCAGCAGTCTTTCAAAGCTTACCTCTCCCGCTGGATGGCCGCCACGACTAAATGGGCGCCTTGGACATACGACAGGATCAAGCCGCTGCTGCAGTCTTCTGCCCAAGCTGCCGCGGGAACGTGTAGGGGAGGGGCAAATGGACGAATGTGCGGGCTGAAGTGGAATCAGGGGCCCAAGTGGGATGGGAGCACGGGGGTGGGGCAGCAGATGGCGGccatggaggtggtgttggggaatATGATTGGGCAGAGGCATGGTCCGGTGACTGATCGAAAGGGGGGGACGAGTAAAGGGGAtccgggggcgggggggcaGGATATGGGACGGAATGATCCGTTGCAGCAGGCGGGTGCGTGGCCGCCGGTTAGTCAGGGGGGTAGGGCGGGGGCGTGGATCCTGATGTTGCTGACtgttttgggggttgttggcgggtgtgtttttgttttggtagATGAAGGGAATGGGATGGAGGAGCAGATTGAGGGGGTCGGGGACGTGGTTACTGTTGCTGgcgggatggggaggaggagagatgggaataagttgaggaaggagagtCCGAATATTTTGGGGGcgatggtggcggcggggtcgttggagaaggagaggggcgggggggtgAATAGAAGCGATAGTGATAGAACGctgaggggggatgaggatgggatgggggcgGAACACGTGGACAAGCCGGTGGGGGAGCCGCCTATTATCAAGGTGCCTCATCCGAGGAATAGGAAGCCGTTGAGGACGACGTTGCTGGCGAAGCAGCATCAGAGGCAGTGGTCGAAGTCGAGGCGGAATTATTGGGGAGATAATGATGGAAGTGGGGaaacggtggtgggggatcTTGTCAAAGACCAAATTGTTGATAACAATAACCGTGTTGAAGCTGTCAGTGCGCCACCgccaaagaagagaaggCAATCAGACCCCGGGTCAGACAGCAATAAGGATAAGGTCACGCTTCCGAGAAAAGGGGcgtcgaggaagggggttaggTGGAGCGATACGGTGGAGGGTAGCTTGCGTTTGGATGCTCAGCAGACGTATTCGGCGTATTGGGAGAGTGAGTGTTATTGA
- a CDS encoding hypothetical protein (EggNog:ENOG503P3I0; COG:S) codes for MAAIDPTKVGKYPVILSPELLGKPSKETYTGIRYNHRPTLSSDTAPNTAHLKKSAKDGSYNIGFDDKGDRYQYNGVRTAEDNNYTLIFDPTRQAFILHRVDSMFHMNLTRTPMENVETLRDKFPQLEIKNGGSSAASGSKPPPTQAKGKAAASKAAASKLKEDPPAKAKPAARGAAAKNTPAAKNTPEAKGKGKGKVEKKGAEALFLPDPNAASPAAPSLPMPSVPEEKREVPPPKKKVDDDEDDEDDDDDDFGLTIEYPDAKPPPPTTFQPAASLNRRFSEFDKGAYEEEEEHNHEEDFRHFQQLREESEEDEEYDFEEVAPAPSAPVSSYDSQPRVPVEEPEKYTFDAGSSDEDEEAEVDPMQGDLEAELEAAFGEMDENDRGNESEVSEEE; via the exons ATGGCCGCTATCGACCCCACAAAGGTGGGAAAATACCCAGTAATCCTCAGTCCTGAGCTGCTGGGGAAGCCATCCAAGGAAACATACACAGGCATTCGGT ATAACCACCGACCAACGCTCTCGTCAGACACAGCTCCGAACACAGCCCATCTCAAGAAGTCCGCCAAAGACGGTTCCTACAACATTGGCTTCGACGACAAGGGCGACAGATATCAATACAATGGCGTACGAACTGCCGAAGACAACAACTATACCCTCATATTCGATCCCACGCGCCAGGCCTTCATACTGCACCGCGTCGATTCCATGTTCCACATGAATCTGACAAGGACGCCAATGGAGAATGTGGAAACATTACGAGACAAGTTCCCCCAACTGGAGATCAAGAATGGCGGTTCATCTGCTGCCTCTGGTTCCAAGCCGCCGCCAACACAAGCGAAGGGCAAGGCGGCAGCCTCGAAAGCGGCGGCATCCAAACTCAAAGAAGACCCTCCAGCCAAGGCCAAGCCGGCAGCCAGAGGCGCCGCGGCCAAAAACacaccagcagcaaagaATACGCCAGAGGCCAAGGGTAAAGGAAAGGGCAAAGTGGAAAAGAAGGGGGCGGAAGCTCTCTTTCTACCGGATCCCAACGCCGCCTCGCCCGCCGCACCATCTCTTCCCATGCCATCTGTTCCTGAGGAGAAGCGTGaagtaccaccaccaaagaagaaagtcgatgatgacgaggatgatgaggacgacgacgacgatgatttTGGTCTCACAATCGAATATCCCGACGCCAAGCCCCCACCGCCTACGACTTTCCAGCCTGCTGCGTCTCTCAATAGACGCTTTTCAGAGTTTGACAAGGGCGCctacgaagaagaggaagagcatAATCACGAGGAAGACTTCCGGCATTTTCAGCAACTTCGCGAGGAGtcagaggaggacgaggagtatgattttgaggaggtggcgcCGGCTCCGAGTGCTCCGGTTTCGAGCTACGATTCTCAGCCTAGAgtgccggtggaggagccTGAAAAGTACACTTTTGATGCGGGCTCGTcagatgaagatgaggaagccGAGGTGGATCCGATGCAGGGTGATTTGGAGGCGGAGCTTGAGGCAGCCTTTGGGGAGATGGATGAGAACGACAGAGGTAACGAGAGTGAGGTAAGCGAGGAGGAGTGA
- a CDS encoding hypothetical protein (COG:L; EggNog:ENOG503NZZC), with protein MRTRGAARRAAQAAAAAEGPLVPILQTTGETPTGAEDIATPKRKFEATLAEPSATKTPAKRTRRTKKTAQPIKGGWVLPHGMGLVTQNSAVALDVTEKTSVGSEPQPISEDNSADQLQTDKHPAVPDPEIALTPPTSPSASAQPSTKSPSERAAPRKAAGRKAAPRKAAPKTAARQKRIGYRVTKAQATSKEDSKSETSSQLEVDVKQEVAVETASRITEAETVVGDSETVDENLHVTHQEEIIGRVTRSRTAVTAQTVVKYEEKIPEQTLVVTKKEEVAEEKTSIVATTRKLIIFKGATLKDNLVIKSLGKIVVDASQILNPDYRTQVKRGHNNPYGLTPGYSPYPYRRVPTPEACEEVHRILTEMHGEVKQPDRIPTASLEIAGCGEVPCVLDALLRTLISGNTLMAMADAAIRNLGKDFGIRTEGSGAGSIDWEKVRVSSPQALANSIRISGNGPKKAQHIKLILDKVYEENLERMKQAGTAENTDKDGAPPDLLSLDYMHAMTKDQAMEKFVSFPGIGIKTAACVSLFCLRMPCFAVDTHVHKFCRWLGWTPVKADPDNVFRHGDFMVPDHLKYGLHQLFIRHGQTCFKCRKNTKPGTKDWLGAPDCPLEHLLDRSKDDAKPPVPKKPRKMRKKAEQDEDSEDSVAVKGEEFEDEGTDDEDEEQHGPEQMADEEEKVSKEEMANEEEDEDEEDEENGKIDEDNEDDEEEEEDEGEGEDEGEGEGEGEGEGEDEGEDEDEDEDEDEDEDEGDDGFNQEEEDANVDEGMDRVEEDDGEDADEEENEDQDVDMEDEHEI; from the coding sequence atgcGGACTCGCGGGGCAGCAAGACGAGCCGCCCAAGCTGCGGCAGCGGCCGAAGGCCCTCTTGTTCCAATTCTCCAGACGACCGGAGAAACTCCGACCGGCGCTGAAGACATTGCCACCCCCAAGCGCAAGTTTGAAGCGACGTTGGCTGAACCGTCGGCTACCAAGACTCCCGCGAAACGCACACGTCGGACCAAGAAGACCGCTCAGCCGATCAAAGGTGGTTGGGTTCTTCCCCATGGTATGGGTTTGGTCACGCAGAATTCAGCTGTTGCCCTTGATGTGACCGAGAAGACTTCAGTGGGCAGTGAACCCCAGCCCATTTCTGAAGACAATTCGGCAGATCAACTCCAGACGGACAAACACCCCGCCGTCCCAGATCCCGAGATCGCTTTGacgccaccaacctcaccttccGCGAGTGCTCAGCCTTCAACCAAATCTCCGTCTGAAAGAGCTGCCCCAAGAAAAGCAGCTGGCAGAAAGGCTGCCCCCAGAAAAGCAGCTCCAAAGACTGCAGCCAGACAAAAACGCATTGGCTATCGTGTCACCAAAGCCCAAGCCACTTCAAAAGAAGACAGCAAATCAGAGACATCCAGTCAGCTGGAAGTAGATGTTAAGCAAGAAGTAGCTGTCGAAACTGCCTCAAGGATCACTGAGGCAGAAACTGTTGTCGGTGACTCCGAGACTGTTGATGAGAACCTGCATGTCACACACCAAGAAGAGATCATTGGCCGGGTTACTCGTTCCCGTACTGCTGTCACCGCCCAAACAGTGGTCAAGTACGAGGAAAAGATCCCAGAGCAGACCCTTGTTGTTACCAAAAAGGAGGAAGTCGCTGAGGAAAAGACCAGCATTGTTGCGACTACTCGAaagctcatcatcttcaaagGGGCCACCTTGAAGGACAACCTCGTCATCAAAAGTCTGGGGAAGATTGTGGTGGATGCCTCACAGATTCTGAATCCCGATTACAGAACCCAAGTCAAGCGTGGCCATAACAATCCTTATGGGTTGACGCCCGGTTACAGCCCATATCCCTACAGAAGAGTCCCCACCCCCGAGGCCTGCGAAGAGGTTCACAGGATCCTGACGGAGATGCACGGGGAGGTTAAACAGCCGGACAGAATCCCCACAGCCTCTCTGGAAATTGCTGGTTGCGGTGAGGTACCTTGTGTCCTTGACGCTCTTTTACGCACACTCATCAGCGGCAATACTTTGATGGCCATGGCTGATGCAGCGATCAGAAATTTGGGGAAAGACTTTGGGATTCGTACAGAGGGGAGCGGTGCGGGTAGTATTGATTGGGAGAAGGTGCGGGTTTCATCGCCCCAAGCCCTGGCGAACTCGATCAGAATCTCTGGCAATGGCCCCAAGAAAGCTCAACACATCAAGTTAATCCTGGACAAAGTGTATGAGGAGAACCTTGAGCGCATGAAGCAGGCTGGCACTGCCGAAAACACTGACAAGGATGGCGCTCCCCCCGATCTTCTTTCGCTCGACTACATGCACGCCATGACCAAAGACCAAGCGATGGAAAAGTTTGTGAGCTTTCCTGGAATTGGCATCAAGACAGCCGCCTGCGTCTCACTCTTTTGCCTGCGCATGCCGTGCTTTGCTGTCGATACCCATGTTCATAAGTTTTGCCGCTGGCTTGGTTGGACGCCAGTCAAGGCTGACCCTGACAATGTCTTTCGCCACGGAGATTTTATGGTGCCGGACCATTTAAAATACGGGCTACACCAGTTATTTATTCGTCATGGACAGACCTGCTTCAAATGCAGGAAGAACACCAAGCCCGGCACCAAGGACTGGCTTGGGGCCCCCGATTGCCCGCTTGAACATTTGCTTGATCGAAGCAAAGACGATGCTAAGCCACCGGTGCCCAAGAAACCGAGAAAGATGAGAAAGAAAGCAGAACAGGACGAGGATTCGGAAGATTCGGTTGCTGTCAAAGGAGAGGAATTTGAAGATGAAGGCAcagacgatgaagatgaggagcAGCATGGCCCAGAGCAGATggctgacgaggaggagaaggtcaGCAAAGAGGAGATGGCcaatgaggaggaggatgaagatgaggaggacgaagaaaacGGGAAGATTGACGAGGAcaatgaggatgatgaggaggaggaggaggatgagggtgagggtgaggatgagggtgagggtgagggtgagggtgagggtgaaggtgaggatgagggtgaggatgaggatgaggatgaggatgaggatgaggatgaggatgagggtgatgatggtttcaatcaagaggaggaggatgctaATGTGGATGAAGGCATGGATCGTGTagaagaagatgacggaGAGGATGctgacgaggaagaaaatGAGGACCAGGACGTTGATATGGAGGATGAGCATGAGATTTAG
- a CDS encoding hypothetical protein (EggNog:ENOG503P24E; COG:H), protein MKFTIQASSSKCPTDSASEPTPVEYSVVEPTQIQFYDFATRALPASPPLKITDHSASPTKSSSASISPPLSTLPCQQPCLLQVHISVVVTRTKKMAEICNPGSVSQPLVVDDDDGYESLSGIKHELEEGHLLLEERFDVDDVFEVDEYGNEVNPFEELDQEYRAEGRLEGDLYEVIDLTEDAGDNAATSRPRTATASDEDILQYWTLDDGLLLTPHMTVELRPSVDQEAIEFLRILSIVKITEPERTFVVLRGWGFRRSRNFQGCLPKKLNEVCLIAKMKTSDKRGWKEQALIDVDPRQVMMLRDLRMTNADFPDYRFNANEYHRLGKEMIKESGPLVCRWRKEEHRHPRTKTACEFAFVRLSEDEVDDRYRVKDAQMVNRWRGGVVPGGSHIPNRESPGLVLDLEDEGLEQASDLQPGQRYTAADIFAGAGGASRGIERSGCRLLFSLDHWEPAARSLRRNFPGTHIYQKEVTDFVTEDLPPEHSYPDILHLSPPCQFWSPAHTVAGKDDEKNIAVLFSCTDLIKKLRPRVFTVEQTFGLVHDRFRLYFHTFLQGFTSHGYSLRYKILHLNQYGLAQTRRRLVIIGAGPGEKLPPFPPPTHSKTPEVDGLKPVVTPYQALLAIKRIKSGHPMHNLATVHRFDPPKRPWDPSKPVNTITCSGGQNYHWLGERQFTDLEYAVLQGFPRWHQFSDTNVKKQIGNAFAPSVVRVLYEHLIRFLRKQDGVAGSNLPPSSSSGDSSPIAIPDSDEERDELQFLGLGGLGTKDQPMKLDDEEVEYLGESARGWSATMTGRWDGGREGVGRRARCEARGYEVDADGWPEYREEDFMELDAGTMQDPVVIDWET, encoded by the exons ATGAAGTTCACTATTCAAGCATCCAG CTCCAAGTGCCCTACGGACTCAGCAAGTGAGCCGACCCCTGTTGAGTACTCCGTCGTCGAACCAACCCAGATACAATTCTACGACTTTGCGACTCGAGCACTTCCtgcctcaccacccctcaaAATCACTGACCACTCAGCTTCGCCCACCAAATCCTCATCTGCGTCCATTTCACCACCGCTCAGCACACTGCCCTGCCAGCAGCCTTGCCTTTTACAAGTCCATATCTCTG TTGTTGTTACTCGCACAAAAAAAATGGCCGAAATTTGCAACCCGGGGTCGGTGTCACAGCCACTCGTGgttgatgacgacgacggctATGAGTCGTTGTCAGGTATCAAGCATGAGCTTGAGGAgggtcatcttcttctcgaaGAAAGATTCGACGTCGACGATGTTTTCGAAGTCGACGAGTACGGCAACGAGGTCAACCCTTTTGAGGAGTTGGACCAGGAGTACCGGGCCGAGGGCCGACTGGAGGGCGACTTGTACGAGGTAATCGACCTTACCGAAGATGCCGGCGACAACGCGGCAACTTCACGGCCAAGGACGGCGACAGCCAGCGATGAGGACATTCTCCAATACTGGACACTGGACGACGGGCTTCTTCTTACGCCACACATGACGGTGGAGCTCCGACCTTCTGTGGACCAAGAGGCAATCGAGTTTCTCCGTATCCTCTCCATCGTGAAGATTACCGAGCCTGAACGAACTTTCGTCGTGCTCCGCGGCTGGGGCTTCCGCAGGAGCCGGAACTTCCAAGGCTGCCTCCCCAAGAAGCTGAACGAGGTTTGCTTGATCGCCAAGATGAAAACCTCAGACAAGCGGGGTTGGAAGGAGCAAGCCCTCATCGACGTGGATCCCAGGCAGGTGATGATGCTCAGGGATCTCCGGATGACCAATGCCGACTTCCCAGATTACCGGTTCAACGCTAACGAATATCACCGGCTGGGCAaggagatgatcaaggaGTCTGGGCCTCTCGTCTGCCGGTGGAGGAAAGAGGAGCACCGCCATCCGAGGACGAAAACCGCCTGCGAGTTCGCCTTTGTCAGGCTaagcgaggatgaggttgatgacCGATACCGAGTGAAGGACGCACAGATGGTGAacaggtggagagggggcgTTGTCCCTGGTGGCTCACACATCCCCAACAGGGAGAGCCCCGGTCTAGTTCTCGACCTCGAGGACGAAGGGTTAGAACAGGCCAGTGATCTCCAGCCCGGGCAGCGCTATACTGCCGCGGATATTTTCGCCGGTGCGGGTGGCGCCTCGCGGGGTATCGAGCGCTCCGGTTGCCGGCTTCTGTTTTCTCTCGACCACTGGGAGCCCGCCGCGAGGTCCCTCCGTCGCAATTTCCCCGGCACGCATATCTACCAAAAAGAGGTAACCGACTTTGTGACCGAAGATCTCCCGCCCGAGCATTCCTACCCggacatcctccacctctcccctccgTGTCAGTTCTGGTCCCCGGCTCACACCGTCGCCGGGAAAGATGACGAGAAGAACATCGCTGTCCTCTTCAGCTGCACCGAcctcatcaagaagctccGCCCCAGGGTTTTCACGGTGGAGCAAACATTCGGTCTCGTCCACGATCGTTTCCGTCTGTATTTCCACACCTTCCTGCAAGGTTTCACCTCGCACGGGTACTCCCTCAGGTACAAAATCCTCCACCTGAACCAGTACGGCCTCGCCCAAACCCGTCGCCGGCTGGTCATCATCGGTGCTGGGCCAGGCGAGAAGCTTCCCCCGTTTCCTCCCCCTACCCACTCCAAAACACCCGAGGTCGACGGCCTGAAGCCTGTCGTGACCCCCTACCAAGCGTTGTTGGCGATCAAGCGTATCAAAAGCGGCCATCCGATGCACAATCTGGCCACCGTTCATCGGTTTGACCCGCCCAAGCGCCCTTGGGATCCGAGCAAGCCGGTCAACACGATCACCTGCTCTGGCGGCCAGAATTACCActggttgggggagaggcAATTCACTGATCTGGAATATGCTGTGCTGCAGGGGTTTCCACGCTGGCATCAGTTTTCCGACACCAATGTCAAGAAGCAGATCGGCAATGCTTTCGCGCcgtcggtggtgagggtgctaTACGAGCATCTCATCCGCTTTTTGAGGAAGCAGGACGGGGTGGCTGGCAGCAACTTACCTCCTTCGTCCTCGTCGGGTGACAGTTCCCCTATTGCAATCCCAGACTCGGACGAGGAGAGGGACGAGCTCCAGTTtctggggctggggggcCTGGGCACAAAGGACCAGCCGATGAagttggatgatgaggaggtggagtACCTGGGGGAGTCCGCGAGGGGGTGGTCAGCAACGATGACTGGACGGTGGGacggagggagggagggggttggcaGGCGGGCGAGGTGTGAGGCCCGGGGGTATGAAGTTGATGCGGACGGGTGGCCGGAGTATAGGGAGGAGGACTTTATGGAGTTGGATGCGGGGACGATGCAGGACCCAGTGGTTATTGATTGGGAGACGTGA